A window of the Brachybacterium sacelli genome harbors these coding sequences:
- a CDS encoding ParB N-terminal domain-containing protein has protein sequence MSTPAGYIELERNIASIQVGRRHRTELGDIDELAASIDRDGLLQPITTTPDGVLVCGARRLAAIKALGWKTVNVWVRSGISDRLGYLLAEQDDNVLHKPLTQTEGAALYRELKALMAEDAAGRQASARFSAENQPGSDDGANFAPPSNGAPGKSREQAAAMIPGGASHTTLDKIGYLQKIADDPTQPADLREQVTAELERIDGGAPVHPIYETVHAAVTAAQQQEREADLHQLAAEALARAKNAKAKKHTPRPKPVTDDGGEPVRYPIRAFVLTWTELTEWWTHYDINQLAAELTDEQIESFLAAAEGTTRFAEELRAARSRQANGDEHVPARGHLRAL, from the coding sequence GTGAGCACACCAGCGGGTTACATCGAACTGGAACGCAACATCGCCTCAATCCAGGTTGGGCGCCGGCACCGCACCGAGCTGGGCGACATCGACGAACTCGCCGCCTCCATAGACCGCGACGGCCTCCTCCAACCCATCACCACCACCCCAGACGGCGTGCTCGTCTGTGGTGCGCGCCGGTTGGCAGCGATCAAGGCGCTCGGCTGGAAGACAGTCAACGTGTGGGTCCGCTCGGGCATCTCCGATCGGCTCGGGTACCTCCTCGCCGAGCAGGACGACAACGTCCTGCACAAGCCACTGACCCAGACCGAGGGGGCTGCTCTGTATCGGGAATTGAAAGCGCTCATGGCCGAGGACGCCGCCGGTCGGCAGGCTTCGGCCCGGTTCAGCGCGGAGAATCAGCCGGGAAGTGACGATGGTGCAAATTTTGCACCACCGTCAAACGGAGCACCCGGGAAGAGCCGTGAGCAGGCGGCGGCCATGATCCCCGGCGGTGCGTCCCACACCACCCTGGACAAGATCGGCTACCTCCAGAAGATCGCCGACGACCCCACACAGCCCGCCGACCTGCGCGAACAAGTGACCGCTGAGCTGGAGCGCATCGACGGCGGCGCCCCGGTGCATCCGATCTATGAAACGGTGCACGCCGCGGTCACCGCGGCCCAGCAGCAGGAGCGCGAGGCCGACCTCCATCAGCTCGCCGCCGAGGCCCTCGCGCGCGCCAAGAACGCGAAAGCGAAGAAGCACACACCCCGACCCAAACCAGTAACCGACGACGGCGGTGAGCCGGTGCGGTATCCAATTCGGGCGTTCGTGCTGACCTGGACCGAACTGACCGAATGGTGGACTCACTACGACATCAACCAGCTCGCCGCCGAACTCACCGACGAGCAAATCGAATCCTTCCTGGCGGCCGCTGAGGGTACGACCCGGTTCGCTGAAGAGCTGCGCGCCGCCCGCTCCCGGCAAGCCAACGGCGATGAGCACGTACCTGCGCGAGGACACCTGCGCGCCCTCTGA
- a CDS encoding ArdC-like ssDNA-binding domain-containing protein translates to MTKTREQTQAAREAKLDELHERLTGAVETLVSGDDWRRALAFAARFRARSFSNSILIWAQHQAAYEAGRVPEPMPSYVAGYRQWQALGRQVQKGQPGYMIVAPVTGRFASSNPADAESWRRLGKGEKPLPGEVVRSKMIAARPAYVWDASQTSGDLLPEAPAPKLLEGDSPAGLWDGLAELVEERGFEVVRVPHEGMIHGANGMTDYAAKTVAVRQNMDTAAQAKTLAHELGHVLMHGPDQEDARLHRGIGEVEAESVALMIGAAHRMDTSGYTIPYVSTWAARVDGKEPVEIVKATGERVRKTALAVLDQLDTDQVADGTPPGLDRETLQRDRPARERSASERSTPGQRVEPLPEPSARPAGASAAAAVQGRRL, encoded by the coding sequence ATGACGAAGACACGGGAGCAAACTCAGGCAGCGAGAGAAGCCAAGCTCGACGAGCTGCACGAACGCCTGACCGGCGCGGTCGAAACGCTCGTCTCCGGCGACGACTGGCGGCGGGCGCTCGCGTTCGCCGCACGGTTCAGAGCGAGATCATTCTCGAACTCGATTCTGATCTGGGCGCAGCACCAGGCCGCCTACGAGGCCGGCCGGGTTCCGGAGCCGATGCCGTCGTATGTGGCGGGGTATCGGCAGTGGCAGGCGCTGGGGCGGCAGGTGCAGAAGGGTCAGCCGGGGTACATGATCGTCGCCCCGGTCACCGGCCGGTTCGCCTCATCGAACCCGGCCGATGCCGAATCCTGGCGGCGCCTCGGGAAGGGCGAGAAGCCCCTTCCCGGTGAGGTGGTGCGGTCGAAGATGATCGCGGCTCGCCCAGCCTACGTCTGGGACGCCTCCCAGACCTCTGGTGACCTTCTCCCTGAGGCGCCGGCACCGAAGCTGCTCGAAGGCGACTCCCCGGCAGGACTCTGGGACGGCCTGGCCGAGCTGGTCGAGGAGCGCGGGTTCGAGGTGGTGCGGGTGCCGCACGAAGGGATGATCCACGGCGCCAACGGGATGACCGACTACGCCGCGAAGACGGTGGCGGTGCGCCAGAACATGGACACCGCCGCCCAGGCGAAGACCCTTGCCCACGAACTCGGTCACGTCCTCATGCACGGCCCCGACCAGGAGGACGCGCGCCTGCATCGCGGGATCGGGGAGGTCGAGGCCGAGTCGGTCGCGTTGATGATCGGCGCCGCCCACCGCATGGACACGAGCGGCTACACGATCCCCTACGTCTCGACGTGGGCGGCCAGGGTGGATGGCAAGGAGCCGGTCGAGATCGTCAAGGCCACCGGTGAGCGGGTCCGTAAGACCGCTCTGGCGGTCCTCGATCAGCTCGACACCGACCAGGTCGCCGATGGCACCCCGCCGGGCCTCGACCGAGAGACCTTGCAGCGCGACCGGCCAGCACGCGAGAGGTCGGCGTCGGAGCGGTCGACGCCGGGGCAGCGGGTGGAGCCGTTGCCTGAGCCGAGTGCGCGGCCCGCCGGCGCGTCGGCAGCGGCGGCGGTGCAGGGACGGCGGCTGTGA
- a CDS encoding helix-turn-helix domain-containing protein, whose protein sequence is MTFRQKHEDEWAEFRPVLAQTRSIRSTLRPVAYDCVKLIFVRAGSAILLSEFGEQPVTVGDVVTLGANTLCGSEPDGFITATTLYLDRGYVIDQVFWQHAAWLADRLDAQGFADELYSEPAQILQLGEDRAGMLMPWLDEMVALSIDGPSPDRFYRMQALLFAVLDVITPYVKTTPVRRTQSQRIATWLGLPHHRRFAPLRTEVREAVELLRSAPAQQWTLHELAAAVHLSPSQLGRVFVDAYGKTPMTYLATLRAQELARLLRETDLPIEVAMREVGWQSRGHAARMFRQCVGASPTRYRQLIRQKAES, encoded by the coding sequence TTGACCTTCCGCCAAAAGCATGAGGACGAATGGGCGGAGTTTCGCCCCGTTCTTGCACAAACGCGATCGATCCGCAGCACACTCAGACCGGTTGCCTACGACTGCGTAAAGCTGATCTTCGTTCGCGCAGGGTCGGCGATCCTGCTCAGCGAGTTCGGTGAGCAGCCTGTGACCGTGGGTGACGTCGTCACGCTCGGTGCGAACACGCTGTGCGGAAGTGAACCCGACGGATTCATCACGGCCACCACGCTTTACCTGGATCGTGGCTACGTCATCGATCAGGTGTTCTGGCAGCACGCCGCGTGGCTGGCCGATCGGCTGGATGCCCAGGGCTTCGCCGATGAGCTGTACTCCGAGCCTGCACAGATACTTCAACTGGGTGAGGACCGCGCCGGGATGCTCATGCCCTGGCTGGACGAGATGGTCGCGCTCAGCATCGATGGGCCGTCGCCCGACCGGTTCTACCGGATGCAGGCGCTGCTGTTCGCGGTGCTGGATGTGATCACGCCCTATGTCAAGACGACTCCAGTACGACGGACACAGTCCCAGCGGATAGCGACTTGGCTCGGCTTGCCCCACCACCGCCGGTTCGCGCCCTTGCGGACCGAAGTCCGTGAGGCCGTTGAACTCCTCCGCAGCGCGCCAGCACAGCAGTGGACACTGCATGAGCTTGCAGCCGCCGTGCATCTATCGCCGTCCCAGCTCGGCCGGGTCTTCGTCGACGCCTACGGGAAAACACCGATGACATACCTGGCGACACTGCGCGCCCAAGAGTTGGCGCGTCTGCTGCGCGAGACTGATCTGCCGATCGAGGTCGCAATGCGTGAGGTCGGGTGGCAGAGCCGGGGCCACGCCGCCCGGATGTTCCGCCAGTGTGTCGGAGCGAGCCCGACGCGCTACCGCCAGCTCATCCGGCAGAAGGCCGAAAGTTGA
- a CDS encoding bifunctional DNA primase/polymerase, protein MMATVGAVASVLTRMDGGSPLSAAARELASAGVPVFPCFPGGKRPLTEHGFHHNTTDPGQVEAWWRQHPDANIGVPTGAASGVVVIDVDVHGPVDGFGAFEHAHRAGLVSGWQFVVSTPSGGMHAYYPATLGEAQRSWQAASAGIDFRGDGGYILVPTSVVVSNGAAAGYRVRRINTGPSSMLDSDRLRDFLDPRPTPRGPASPDVAREQDVSRLAVWVASRGEGERNRGLFWAACRLAENDVPASDALDVLSAAASDAGLVEREITATIRSAYRTAHPRTRDSSSPVQGSSPPAVDGWFARDTTRRSPSRVREL, encoded by the coding sequence GTGATGGCCACCGTCGGTGCCGTCGCGAGTGTGCTGACACGAATGGACGGCGGGTCGCCGTTGTCTGCTGCTGCTCGTGAGCTGGCTAGTGCGGGGGTGCCGGTGTTCCCGTGCTTTCCGGGCGGGAAGCGCCCGCTCACCGAGCACGGCTTCCACCACAACACCACCGACCCCGGCCAGGTGGAGGCGTGGTGGCGGCAGCATCCGGACGCGAACATCGGCGTCCCTACCGGCGCCGCCTCGGGAGTCGTGGTGATCGATGTCGATGTCCACGGCCCCGTGGACGGGTTCGGCGCCTTCGAGCACGCGCATCGTGCGGGGCTCGTGTCGGGGTGGCAGTTCGTCGTGAGCACGCCGTCGGGTGGAATGCACGCCTACTACCCGGCAACACTGGGCGAGGCTCAGCGGTCGTGGCAGGCGGCCAGTGCCGGGATCGACTTCCGCGGCGACGGCGGTTACATCCTCGTCCCAACCTCGGTGGTGGTCAGCAACGGTGCGGCTGCTGGCTACCGGGTGCGGCGGATCAACACCGGGCCTTCCTCGATGTTGGATTCGGACCGGTTGCGGGACTTCCTCGACCCCCGCCCCACACCTCGCGGGCCGGCGAGTCCCGATGTGGCCCGGGAGCAGGATGTGTCGCGGTTGGCGGTGTGGGTCGCTTCCCGAGGCGAAGGGGAACGCAACCGGGGCCTGTTCTGGGCGGCGTGCCGCCTCGCTGAGAACGACGTCCCGGCCTCCGATGCCCTGGATGTGCTGTCGGCGGCTGCTTCCGATGCGGGATTGGTTGAGCGCGAGATCACCGCAACCATCCGCTCCGCGTACCGCACCGCCCACCCCCGCACGCGGGACTCATCGTCACCGGTGCAGGGCTCATCGCCGCCGGCAGTTGACGGGTGGTTCGCCAGAGACACCACACGCCGGTCGCCGTCGAGGGTGCGGGAGCTGTGA
- a CDS encoding DUF2637 domain-containing protein, translating to MTTRVLDRQTGRRWAVVTAVAGTVFIAAGAFWLSFTALADLAARSGVGAGQAWAWPLIVDGIIVVATVAVVALAGQRSAWYPWALLIGGATVSVTANALHAVVAADANVPGVLAAAVAAVPPVVLLAITHLTVILTRPIAEEHMPREQAPGVQAPGHLAAVAEEPGRVEITAPRPADGNAPRPASSLGSGRRPHQVTAGPGRRERAEKLRQRGWSNNRIARELGVHPSTVGRWFAAAHLLNDPGDTDAEEATNP from the coding sequence ATGACCACGCGCGTTCTCGACAGGCAGACGGGCAGGCGCTGGGCTGTGGTCACGGCCGTGGCGGGGACGGTCTTCATCGCCGCCGGCGCCTTCTGGCTCAGTTTCACGGCGCTGGCCGATCTGGCCGCCCGGTCCGGGGTCGGTGCGGGGCAGGCGTGGGCGTGGCCCCTGATTGTCGACGGGATCATCGTGGTCGCCACCGTTGCCGTCGTGGCGCTGGCCGGGCAGCGGTCGGCGTGGTATCCGTGGGCCCTTTTGATCGGCGGCGCCACGGTCTCGGTGACCGCGAACGCCCTGCACGCCGTGGTCGCCGCCGATGCCAATGTCCCTGGTGTGCTGGCCGCTGCGGTGGCTGCGGTGCCTCCGGTGGTGCTGTTGGCGATCACGCACCTGACCGTCATCCTCACTCGACCCATTGCCGAGGAGCACATGCCCCGCGAACAGGCGCCTGGCGTGCAGGCACCAGGGCACCTGGCCGCCGTTGCTGAGGAGCCAGGGCGCGTCGAAATCACGGCACCAAGGCCGGCGGACGGCAACGCACCACGACCAGCGTCCTCGTTGGGGAGCGGTCGTCGCCCGCATCAGGTCACCGCTGGGCCGGGCCGGCGCGAGCGCGCGGAGAAGCTGCGTCAGCGGGGCTGGTCGAACAACAGGATCGCCCGCGAATTGGGCGTTCATCCCTCCACAGTGGGCAGATGGTTCGCCGCCGCGCACCTTCTCAATGACCCCGGAGACACGGATGCCGAGGAGGCGACGAACCCATGA
- a CDS encoding MFS transporter — translation MTAGQDIPNTVQIDPRRWVILAAVCAALTAIIVDNTILNVAVPTIEHALGATPAELQAIINAYVVVFAGLLVAAGLVADRYGRRRAVTIGLTILTLASVAAAFAPSAGWLITARTIMGVGAALVMPGTLAILMHTFAPHERVKAFAVWSAVGSAAMAIGPLLGGLMVERFGWPGVFVISAALSATAIVLIAWLVPESRDPHHRTIDVPGSIAITVAIASIVSSIILAPDYGIAAPIVIAGFVLTIAASALFWVRQRRATSPMIEMSLYRNRQFAGASLAVAVLAIGTGSVLFVLTQHLQYVLNYTPLQAGLAIAPLAVGVVSASYVGARLPDRIGYRRSIVTGFVVTAIGFLVLATLTPATPYAVIATGLLLAGIGSGLASPSVHTVVLGAVPPGRAGMGSALNDTHQQLGIALGVAIVGSAVATGYRNFAPASLNAEAGSSLGGTLSELSDNEDGLIDAAYLAFTQAQSIGMLICAVFAIAGAAVAWRALVADHHRRDRS, via the coding sequence ATGACTGCTGGACAAGACATCCCGAACACTGTGCAGATCGACCCTCGACGCTGGGTCATCCTCGCGGCGGTCTGCGCCGCGCTGACGGCGATCATCGTGGACAACACCATCCTCAACGTCGCGGTACCCACCATCGAGCACGCCTTGGGCGCTACCCCGGCCGAGCTGCAAGCGATCATCAATGCCTACGTCGTTGTCTTCGCCGGCCTCCTCGTCGCAGCCGGGCTCGTCGCAGACCGATACGGACGCCGACGAGCTGTAACCATCGGTCTGACGATCTTGACCCTGGCATCGGTGGCAGCGGCCTTCGCGCCGTCGGCCGGTTGGTTGATCACCGCCCGCACGATCATGGGCGTCGGAGCCGCGCTGGTCATGCCAGGCACGCTGGCAATCCTCATGCACACCTTCGCGCCCCATGAGCGTGTCAAGGCGTTCGCGGTCTGGTCAGCGGTCGGCTCAGCTGCCATGGCGATAGGCCCGCTTCTGGGTGGGCTCATGGTCGAGCGCTTCGGGTGGCCAGGAGTCTTCGTAATCAGCGCCGCACTCTCGGCCACAGCGATCGTTCTGATCGCTTGGCTGGTCCCCGAGTCCCGCGACCCACATCACCGCACCATCGACGTGCCTGGTTCCATCGCGATCACTGTGGCGATAGCTTCGATCGTCTCGTCCATCATCCTGGCACCCGATTACGGCATCGCCGCGCCGATCGTGATCGCGGGCTTCGTGCTTACGATTGCCGCCTCGGCGTTGTTCTGGGTCCGTCAGCGCAGAGCCACATCGCCGATGATCGAGATGAGCCTGTACCGGAATCGGCAGTTCGCCGGTGCCAGTCTCGCGGTCGCAGTTTTGGCCATAGGCACCGGCAGCGTGCTTTTCGTCCTGACGCAGCACCTCCAGTATGTGCTGAACTACACGCCGCTCCAGGCAGGTCTGGCGATCGCCCCGCTTGCGGTTGGCGTGGTCAGTGCCTCCTACGTCGGCGCGCGCCTGCCTGACCGGATCGGCTATCGCCGGTCCATCGTGACGGGCTTCGTCGTGACCGCTATCGGATTCCTCGTCCTCGCCACGCTCACTCCCGCCACCCCGTATGCAGTCATCGCTACCGGCCTGCTGCTTGCCGGCATCGGATCAGGGCTCGCTTCACCATCGGTCCACACCGTCGTCCTGGGAGCCGTACCCCCGGGCCGGGCTGGCATGGGATCAGCACTCAACGACACCCATCAGCAACTGGGCATCGCTCTCGGAGTCGCAATCGTCGGCAGCGCCGTCGCCACCGGCTACCGCAATTTCGCACCTGCGAGCCTAAACGCCGAAGCCGGATCGTCCCTCGGCGGGACACTCAGCGAACTCTCCGATAACGAAGACGGACTCATCGACGCGGCCTACCTCGCATTTACCCAAGCCCAAAGCATTGGCATGCTCATCTGCGCGGTGTTCGCCATCGCTGGTGCCGCCGTCGCTTGGCGCGCACTGGTAGCAGACCACCACCGCCGGGACCGGTCATGA
- a CDS encoding TetR/AcrR family transcriptional regulator C-terminal domain-containing protein, translating to MVAKRNDEVPGSVWFREPQQRRKAPALNRERIVAAAVDRLDRDGIEGLSLRKIAGDLDVHATSLYWHVATKGDVVDLALDEVFAEIELPADHREEEWKDLVLAYMRQLRAMLLRHPWAAALAGTRPLAGPQALARSEAVYAALDRAGFEGSELSAAAAAVSNLVIASASTQAAWAQQAEADSRDALQQRIADEHELYPSLAAHLSGFLGDWDSQFDLAVRYLLDGLSYRGT from the coding sequence ATGGTGGCGAAACGGAATGACGAGGTACCTGGCTCCGTGTGGTTCCGTGAGCCGCAGCAGCGCCGCAAGGCCCCAGCGTTGAACCGCGAACGCATCGTTGCGGCGGCCGTTGACCGGCTTGATCGCGACGGCATCGAGGGGCTGAGCTTGCGTAAGATCGCCGGCGATCTCGATGTGCACGCAACAAGCCTGTACTGGCATGTCGCGACCAAAGGTGACGTCGTCGACCTCGCACTCGATGAGGTCTTCGCCGAGATCGAACTCCCGGCAGATCACCGCGAAGAGGAGTGGAAAGACCTCGTCCTGGCCTACATGCGCCAGTTGCGGGCAATGTTGCTGCGCCATCCTTGGGCGGCCGCTCTTGCCGGCACCCGGCCACTGGCAGGCCCGCAGGCGCTGGCACGCTCCGAGGCCGTCTATGCCGCTCTCGACCGTGCGGGATTTGAAGGAAGCGAGCTATCTGCGGCAGCGGCGGCGGTATCGAATCTCGTCATTGCCAGTGCGTCCACCCAAGCCGCCTGGGCCCAACAGGCCGAGGCAGATAGTCGCGATGCCCTCCAGCAACGCATCGCGGACGAGCATGAGTTGTACCCGTCACTCGCCGCCCACCTGTCAGGCTTCCTCGGCGACTGGGATTCCCAGTTCGATCTTGCGGTGCGCTACCTCCTGGACGGATTGAGCTACCGAGGCACGTAA
- a CDS encoding DUF6112 family protein, which yields MDVFPDFEGLSGIGDLREVIGALLTFVLITAVLMLIVCAIIWAIAAANGNHAAATKARIGAWTALGAAVLAGGGVAWMNWLIDLGQQL from the coding sequence ATGGATGTGTTCCCCGACTTCGAGGGCCTGAGCGGGATCGGTGACCTACGCGAGGTCATCGGTGCACTGCTGACCTTCGTGCTCATCACCGCGGTACTGATGCTCATCGTCTGCGCCATCATCTGGGCCATCGCCGCCGCGAACGGCAACCATGCTGCCGCCACCAAGGCACGTATCGGCGCCTGGACCGCCCTCGGCGCCGCGGTCCTGGCCGGCGGCGGAGTGGCGTGGATGAACTGGCTCATCGACCTCGGCCAGCAACTCTGA
- a CDS encoding M23 family metallopeptidase, giving the protein MLKKLAITALALVFLAPSLALVGVGVVMNPAVTTSCTVAGTNVTVGDVPDELEVTTANGETFTLNNTQLTHAATIIETGTGIDGITRDGLVIALMAALTESTLRMLSNTSTYPESADFPNDGDGSDNDSLGLFQMRPQSGWGTVANLMDPVYQARAFFGGPDGPNHPSPRGLLDIPGWEDMDKSEAAQAVEVSAHPDRYRNYEPVAETILTTLTSTTTTANAVNAGTSTGDTVTPAATVAESSRVVFPLPEATWVLTSEFGPRVHPITGEESVHTGTDFAAPDGTPILAVADGTVTVAEFSGGYGGLVVIEHTIAGQTVATAYGHMWETGIHVQPGDTVTAGQHIGDVGSSGNSTGPHLHFEVRPGGTNGEHTDPAAWLNAHDAADLPEPATYAPAGCDTGTETPGGAPDPVDGDPDRMVDDPTSDGQITARLLHLYTQGNATFPDSSWACYSPRPGTVSEHPLGRACDLTFGNAIGQRPTPAQLEAGWQVTNWMKDHADALGVDYLIWQDKIWSLARDDEGWRDYTRGTDITTKHIDHLHVTVRSGS; this is encoded by the coding sequence GTGCTGAAGAAACTCGCCATTACCGCCCTCGCCTTGGTGTTCCTGGCGCCGTCGCTCGCGTTGGTCGGCGTCGGGGTGGTGATGAACCCCGCCGTCACCACCTCCTGCACCGTGGCAGGCACCAACGTCACGGTCGGCGACGTCCCCGACGAGCTGGAGGTCACCACCGCGAACGGCGAGACCTTCACGCTGAACAACACCCAGCTCACGCACGCGGCGACAATCATCGAGACCGGCACCGGCATCGACGGCATCACCCGCGACGGGCTGGTGATCGCCCTGATGGCCGCGCTCACCGAATCCACCCTGCGGATGCTGTCCAACACCTCGACCTACCCCGAGTCAGCCGACTTCCCCAACGACGGCGACGGCTCCGACAACGACAGCCTCGGCCTGTTCCAGATGCGTCCCCAGTCCGGGTGGGGCACGGTCGCCAACCTCATGGACCCCGTCTACCAGGCTCGGGCGTTCTTCGGCGGACCCGACGGCCCGAACCACCCCTCACCGCGCGGACTGTTGGACATTCCCGGGTGGGAGGACATGGACAAAAGCGAGGCCGCCCAAGCCGTCGAAGTCTCCGCCCATCCGGACCGCTACCGGAATTACGAGCCCGTCGCCGAGACCATCCTGACCACCCTCACGAGCACCACCACGACAGCCAACGCCGTCAATGCGGGGACGTCGACCGGCGACACCGTGACTCCAGCGGCGACGGTGGCGGAGTCCTCGCGCGTAGTGTTCCCGCTGCCGGAAGCCACGTGGGTGCTCACCAGCGAGTTCGGTCCGCGGGTCCACCCAATCACCGGCGAAGAGTCGGTCCACACCGGCACGGACTTCGCCGCCCCCGACGGCACCCCGATTCTCGCGGTGGCTGATGGCACCGTCACCGTCGCCGAGTTCTCCGGCGGCTACGGCGGCCTTGTCGTCATCGAACACACCATCGCCGGGCAGACGGTCGCGACGGCCTATGGGCACATGTGGGAGACCGGCATCCACGTCCAACCTGGCGACACCGTGACCGCGGGCCAGCACATCGGTGATGTCGGCTCCTCCGGCAACAGCACGGGGCCGCATCTGCACTTCGAGGTCCGACCCGGCGGCACCAACGGCGAGCACACCGACCCAGCTGCCTGGCTCAATGCGCATGATGCAGCCGACCTGCCCGAACCCGCCACCTACGCCCCGGCCGGCTGCGACACCGGCACCGAGACTCCCGGCGGCGCGCCCGATCCGGTCGACGGTGACCCTGACCGGATGGTCGATGACCCCACCAGCGACGGGCAGATCACCGCCCGCCTCCTGCACCTCTACACCCAGGGCAACGCCACCTTCCCCGACTCCTCCTGGGCCTGCTACTCACCGCGACCCGGCACGGTCTCCGAACACCCCTTGGGCCGCGCCTGCGATCTAACGTTCGGCAACGCCATCGGCCAACGCCCCACACCAGCGCAACTCGAAGCCGGGTGGCAGGTCACGAACTGGATGAAAGACCACGCCGACGCCCTCGGCGTCGACTACCTGATCTGGCAAGACAAGATCTGGTCCCTCGCACGCGACGACGAAGGATGGCGCGACTACACCCGCGGGACGGATATCACGACCAAGCACATCGACCACCTGCACGTCACCGTCCGGTCCGGGAGCTGA
- a CDS encoding DUF6112 family protein, which yields MFDLITVLPALMPMDINIDPNSDGLPGIAQLRTIVGAVMTIGLILSVLALIISAIVWGFGANSSNPHLAGRGKVGVLVSCGAAVICGASVTLINFFWDVGQQV from the coding sequence GTGTTCGATCTCATCACCGTCCTGCCAGCACTCATGCCGATGGACATCAACATCGACCCCAACAGCGACGGCCTGCCCGGCATCGCCCAACTGCGCACCATCGTCGGCGCCGTCATGACCATCGGCCTCATCCTGTCCGTCCTGGCCCTGATCATCTCGGCGATCGTGTGGGGCTTCGGCGCCAACTCCTCCAACCCCCACCTCGCGGGCCGGGGCAAGGTCGGCGTCCTCGTCTCCTGCGGCGCGGCAGTGATCTGCGGCGCGTCCGTCACGTTGATCAACTTCTTCTGGGACGTCGGCCAGCAGGTCTGA
- a CDS encoding TetR/AcrR family transcriptional regulator: MSPKKAATGPVLPGAVWLRKRPPRRGQHGLTRERIASEVVAQLDRAGLDGLNLRAVAAALDVHPTTLYWHVAVRDDLLDLAIDAVFTELPLPDRPAEDWVDEIRTFMHDLRMALLAHPWSGALASSRPLLGPEALARSEFVYAALARAGFADDELAAAAAAVTNLVIGSVAAEASWQDGDELTARRAVQEHLQTNAHVYPVMAELSFETSAWAAQFAHSAEFLLAGLAEKARR, encoded by the coding sequence CGACGCGGACAACACGGCCTGACCCGCGAGCGCATCGCTTCCGAGGTTGTGGCTCAACTCGACCGTGCCGGTCTCGATGGACTGAACCTGCGCGCGGTTGCCGCCGCGCTCGATGTGCACCCCACAACCCTGTACTGGCATGTGGCAGTGCGCGACGATCTCCTGGACCTCGCCATTGACGCCGTATTCACCGAGCTACCGCTACCGGATCGTCCCGCCGAGGACTGGGTCGATGAGATACGCACATTCATGCACGACCTGCGCATGGCCCTGCTGGCTCACCCGTGGTCCGGAGCCCTTGCCAGCAGCCGCCCGCTTTTAGGCCCCGAGGCCCTTGCGCGCTCGGAGTTCGTCTACGCCGCTCTGGCACGAGCGGGATTTGCCGATGACGAACTCGCAGCAGCGGCAGCAGCCGTGACCAACCTCGTGATCGGGTCCGTTGCAGCCGAAGCATCGTGGCAAGACGGCGACGAGTTGACCGCACGTCGAGCAGTCCAGGAACACCTTCAAACCAACGCGCACGTCTATCCCGTGATGGCGGAACTCTCCTTTGAGACTAGCGCCTGGGCCGCGCAGTTTGCGCACAGCGCAGAGTTCCTCCTCGCTGGCCTCGCTGAGAAGGCACGTCGTTGA